The genomic stretch AAGAAGATGGCCGCCGACATGCACGACGAACTCGAGACCACCCGCGACGAGCTGCGTCGGGGCGTGCTGGAAATGCCGCAGGAGGCCGCCGAAAGCACCGCGCAGATGCGCAAGGTGATCGTCGACCAGATCGAGGCGCTGGCCGAGCTGAACCGGATCGTGGCACGCCACGGTCGCGGCCTCGACGTGGTCAGCGCCGGACGCTCGTCGCAGCGCGAGGAAGAGCCGATGATGCTGGCCAGCGTCGGCGGCCGCAACGAACCGGCGCCGCGTCCCGCTCCACGGCCGCGCGACACCAGCGCCTCGACCCTGCCGCCGCCGGATCTCGGCATGCCGTCGCCGCGCCGCACCGAGGCGCCCTCGGTCAGCCCTGCCCCCGTCGACCAGGGACGCGACGGCTGGCTGTCGGACCTGCTCAACCGCGCCGACACCACCGCGGAGCGCGAACCGGCGCCGATCCCGACTGCCGCGCCGCGCGGACGCGCGCCGCAGCAGGCGATGACCGGAAATCCGCTGGAATCGCTGTCGCTCGACATCGGCCGGCTGATGGACCGCGCTTTGTCCGCCGAGATGTGGGATCGCTATCAGCGCGGCGAGGCCAAGGCCTTCACCAAGCGGCTGTACACGCCCGCCGGCCAGAAGGCGTTCGACGAAGTCGGCCGCAAATATCGCAGCGACCGCGCCTTCAAGCAGACGGTGGACCGCTACATCACCGAATTCGAGCGGCTGCTCGACGAGGTCGCCCGCGACGAACGCGGCCCGGCGATGCTGCGCAGCCACCTCACCTCGGAAACCGGCCTGGTCTACACCCTGCTGGCCCACGCGGCGGGCCGGTTGGGATAGCGCCCTGCCCGCTCGGGCGGCGGACTGAAAAATGAAAAAAGAGCGGGGGCCGGAGGCCTCCGCTTTTTGTGCGGTCAACTAAACGATTTTTCCTGGAACGCCGTCGAGCCGGCTCACTTGCCGCAACTTCGTTGAAGTGTCAGGACCTAACGAAGGTGGCTAAGAGCTGTCGCTCCATCGACATGGCCATTCGAGGGAAGTCGATCCTACACGACGGCCTGCTGGCCTTGAACCAGAATGGTCATCTTCAAGTCGTAATGGCCAGCAAGAGCGAAGGTCACTTGCTCGTAGCTGAGAAAGCCCTTCACGGGATGATCGAAAGTCCGCTCGCCGCCTTCCCGCCCCAGCACCACGCGTTCATGCCAGTATTGCTTGAACGCTTCACTGCCCTCATTCAGTTCCTCGACGAGGCGGTGAATGGCCGGGTCGTTCAAGTGCGCAGTTACGTCGGCTCGAAACTCCGCAACGACGCGCCGGGCGCGGTTCGCGTAGTCGTGGATCAGCAAGCGTGCAGATGGTTCGAGAAAGATGAAGCGCAGCAGGTTCCTGTCGGCCGTCCCGTCCAGCCAGCCCACGAAGAGACGCTTGGCTTGGACGTTCCAGCTGCGGGCTGTCCAGGCGCGATCGAGCACGTAGGCGGGTGCCGCGATGAGATTGACACAGGCGAGCATGGCCGGCGAGACGACCTCAGTATGGCTCTCGTTCTGTTCGGGATCGCGCTGAGCGGCTAGTTCGAAGAGATAGGCCCGCTCGGCTCGGCCAAGCCGGAACGCTCTCGCAAGACGGACCAGCGCCCCGACAGAGATAGACATATCCCGGCCCTGCTCAAGCCAAGTGTACCATGTCACGCTGAGGCCGCAGAGCTGCGCCGCTTCCTCACGTCTCAGGCCGGGAGTCCGGCGACGAGCGCTGCCCGGCAGCCCGACATCGCGAGGGGTCAGCTTTTCTCGCAGGGATCTGACGAAGTCGCCAAGCTCTCGGCGTTGCTTCACAGGCACTGGTGCGACCATGGTGGAAATTATACCAGCATAATTTGGAATCTGAAACCACGCTCCTCGTCATGTTATGCGCGCTCTGCGCCCCGCATCAACGGAGAAAACAATGTCAGAGAAGAGCCACGAAGCCCTCGTCGTTGGCCAGTTCGGGTCCCGCGCAGAAGCCTATCTCAACAGTGCGGTACATGCGCGGAGCCCCGATCTCGATGCGCTTGTGGCGCTGATGAATCATTGGCCGAAGGCTCGCGCTCTCGATCTTGGTTGCGGCGGCGGCCACGTGACCTTCAACGTCGCGCCGCTCGTGCGGGAGGTTGTCGCCTACGACCTCGCGCCGGAAATGCTTGGCCTCGTGGAGCAAACTGCAAAACAACGGCGGCTCGACAATGTGACGACCCAGCAGGGCGCAGTGGAAAGCCTGCCCTTCGAGGACGGCAGTTTCGAGGTGGTTCTCAGCCGCTTCAGCGCCCATCACTGGCGCGACGTCGACGCCGGCCTGCGCGAGGTCGCACGGATCTTGAAACCCGGCGGCATGGTCTCCATTGTGGACACAATTACCCCCGGCATCCCACTCGTCGATACATATTTTCAGGCGATTGAGCTGCTGCGCGACTGCTCCCATGTCCGCAACTATTCGCGGGCCGAGTGGGAGGCCGCAATCGCGCGGGCCGGGTTCCTTTCCGCTTCGGTTAGTCCGTTCCGGCTGCGGATTGACTTCACCTCCTGGGTCGAACGCATGAACACCCCGAAGCTTCAGGTCGAGGCGATCCGCGCCTTGCAGGCCTCGGTCTCGGCGGTCTCCACTCGGCACTTTGAGACTGAGGCTGATGGCAGCTTTCACATCGATGTGGCGCTGTTCACGGCATCAAAGGTGCTTCGATGAACGCCCGCCCGGCAACAATGAGAGGGCAGGCATGAACGACCGCGATGGGTCAAACTCGGCAATGGCCCGCGTCGCAAAATCGCGTCCGGACCGACCCGCTCGGAGGCAGTCGTGTCCCGCCATATTGTCGTGGTCCCGATGTCCTAAAGTCCATCTCGGCCGAAAAGACATGAGAGGCAGCGAAATGATGCCGGGACCCATCGCCTATTGCTTCTCCCGTTGTCACGGGTTCTGCCGTCACATTTTGGTCGTCGGGACTTTCATCATCATGATGGCCTCCGCTCCACTGCAGGCTTCAACAGCGCCAAAAACCTCGGCCTGCGGATATCTCGCGGGTCTGATCGATAAGGCACCGCCATCAGGGCCGTTGTTCCTGCCGAGCTATCCGACCGTCGAATCCGGGCCTCTGCATGGCGCCGCCTACCTCTATGACAATGCGGTCGCCGCCATCGCATTGGTCGGTTGCGGTGAGCAAGACAAAGCGTCTCGGATTGGCGCGGCGATTCTCTGGGCCCTCGACAACGACCGCACCTGGCATGATGGACGGCTCAGGAACGCTTATGCCGCGGGCGTGGTGGCGAAAGGTCCCGTCAAACTTCCAGGATGGTGGGACAAGACTCAGAACAAATGGGTCGAGGATCGATATCAGGTGGGCAGCGATGTTGGTAACGTGGCATGGGCCATGTTGGCGTTGCTATCGCTTGATGATGCCAACACCGGCTCTCGCTTCCGCGATGGTGCAGCACGGCTTGGCGCCTGGACCGCGCAATGGGCCGATACGCGCGGGACCGGCGGCTTCACCGGTGGCACGTTCGGGCACGAACCGACGCCGGACGTGCGGACCTGGAAATCGACTGAACATAATACGGACCTCGCCGCCGCGTTCGGCCTTCTTGCGATCCGTACGGGCGATTCGCGCTGGCGCGATAAGGCTGCGGTTGCCGAGCACTTCGTCAATACGATGTGGGATCCGGCATGCGGCTGTTTCGCCGCGGGTAGCGCCGAAGACGGCGTCACCCACAATCCAATTTTGGCTCTGGATGCCCAGGTCTGGCCTTTAACGGCGCTCCCCGGAGCGGCCAAAAAATTTGCCGCGGCAATGACGACCGCCGAACAGCGAATGAGTGTCGATGACGGCTTTTCTTACGGCGAAGACCGAGACGGTGTGTGGACCGAAGGGACGGGCCAGATGGCTCTCTTGATGAAATTGCTCGGCAGGACTGAGAGGGCACAGTCGTTGATCGCTGTCATCGAATCCCAGAGATCGCCGGATGGCGGGGTCTATGCCACAACGGTCCGCGAGTTACCGACCGGGTTCGTGTTGGACACCGATCCGACCAAGCCGCGGCTGTATTTCCGATTGCCACATCTTGGCGCAGCATCGTGGGCTGCCCTCGCGGAAACCGGGTTCAATCCCTTCACGTTGACAACAGGGCTTCCGTAGCTGCGCGCAGCCTTCTCGCCGCGGACGTTTCGGTCCATCTTTCACGTGGGCCAAATTTCAACTTGAGGTTGACGTCGCCCCACCAACCCGACAAATTCTGAACAGTCGTTCCTAGTTGTGTGGGTGATGAAATGGGCAAAGTTGGACGCGCTTGGGTCTTTGGATTGCTGGCAGCAACAACGCTCGATTTTGCCTCAGGCCGGGCGAGCGCGCAGGGCGCGCGGGATATGATGGCGGTGTTCGGCGCCATCATGCAGACAGCGATGATCCATGCGACAGACGCCGAGTGGAGAAAATTGCCGCCGGGCCGCTTGGCTTGCGTCGACGAAACGCTTCGCCAGCGCGGTCTCAGTCTGCAAGCTCTTTTGGAAAACGGCATCAATCCAACCGATGGCCGAATCTCTGACGTCGTCTCGGGGTGCCGCCATCAACCCGCGCCCCAGCAGTTGGCAACCCTCGGCCCGCAAGCGACGACGCCAGAACCCGAGTTCGTTCCGATGTCGCGTCCGCTGCCGGCCACCGCCAATCCGTCGAAGTTCAAGGTCGACAAGGTGCCTCTTGGCAGCGTCTACCCTTTGAATTCGGACAACTACCGCGAATTTCAATGCAGACCCAGCGATCAGTTCACCGGATTTACCTGGTGCCAAAAGAAACGCGAGGAGCGCGCTCCAAGGGGAGCATACCTGTCTTCCTACTCTATGCTGCATACGGAGGATGGCCGCGCGTTCTATCTCAATCGCCAACTGGAGCCTGCGTTTTTCGACCCTGGCGAAGTCAGTGGCGATATCGATCGCTTGTCGCGGGCTTACCGCGAGAAACCGCATTTGATATCGATGCCGCAAACGATTTTTGGTGTCACCGGCGTCATCGCAACGTGGGGCAACGTGACGCTTGAGCCGCTGGATCCGGCGGCGACTGCGATGCTGGCTTCGGGCCGCAGTCCCGGCGGGATTTTGGTGGACTTCATCGGGCATTTCCAGAATTCAATACGTCAGGATCTTCCGGTCTACCGGGTGAGCGGTGGTGATGGTTTCGTCTGGGCGGAGAGCCACGACAGCAATGGGCGCGGCCAACTACGTTTCTTCGCGATTGATCCGTCCGCGCTCGCATCCCCTCCACCGAATGGCGAGCAAGCCGGCGCCCGCGAGCCGCCCGTGGTCGCGGCTGATCCATGGAAGGAATGTCAGGCCTCCGACATCGAATCACGACTGGCAGGATGCACCAAAGTCATCGAATCGAGGGGAGCCGACAAGATTCGCCTTGCGGATGCCTTTGATGGTCGATGCTCGGCCAACAATCAAAAGCAGAATTATCAACCTGCGCTTTCCGACTGCAAGACGGCGATCGATCTCAACCCGAATTATTCCTACGCCTACGCGAACCTGGGCGCGACCTATCTCGGGCTGAATGATCCGAACAACGCGCTCGCGGCTCTGAACAAGGCAATCGCGCTGAAACCGAATTTCGTGTGGTCTCGCCTCACCAGGGCAAAGGCGCTGGAGGCGTCCGGCGCCGAAAATTCGGAGATAATCAAAGAATATCAATACGCGTTGCTGATCGACCCAACTAACCCAGCGGCAAGAGATGGCATTACCAGACTGAGAACGGATGCCACCGCCGCTGTGCAGGACTCGGCGTCCTGCCTCGGTGACACCAAAGAGCAGGCAAGGTTGTTTGTCGTCAATGTCTCGTCGCCCGCAGCCGCAATGGAGCAGGCGGTAACGGCAATTTCGGCAAGCGCACAAGGTTATCGCGAAAAGCTGCTTTCCCAGCAGAGCAAGGTTGACAAACTCGCGCGGGAAAAGGAAGAGGCCGACAAATGGCAAGAATCGGTCGCAGGATCATCCGACGAGCGGAAGAAGATCCTGCTCGATGTTCAACGGCTATCCCAGGCGTCCGACGAAAGCCGGGCGCGTCAAACCGCAATTGCAGACAAGATCGCGGCTCGTGAAGGTCTGCTCAGCTCCGAAACCAGAAGAACTCGCCAAAAGGAAATCCGCGAAGAGCTCAAATCTCTACGTGCGCAATCGGCGTCCGCGGAGAGAGATGCTGGGAAGAAGGCGCTTGAGCGCGACGAAGCGATCTCACGAGCGCAGCGTAAATCGATCGATTTGGGGGAAGCTGTCGCTCGGGCCGACGCGGTCGGCGCGCGCAAAGAGAGCGCGGAAAGCTGCGTCCGGCAGATTCAAGCCAGCATCGACGCGCTCGAACTGAAAGCGGGTGATATCAGGCAGAAGCAAAAGCAACAGGCAGACAAGGCTCTGCAAGAGGACGCGACAAACCTGTTGAGTGACTTGTCGCAATTCGCGCAGAAGAGTTCGAATCTGGTGCCGCTCGAAATCGGGCCACTCGTCGCCTCGTTGAAGGCGGGGCTCAGCGCCAAGGATTTGAACAAGACCTCAGAAGCCTTTTCGTTGCTGCGACGTCGCCTGGACGAAATTCCGGAACTCAAGCAATACCGAGCCTCAAGGGAAGACGCACGGCAGTTGGCAGCGAAGGCCGAACTCGACGAGGCGGTCGACACCGCCCACGCGATCTCGGGTTTTTCGGAAAGTTACGCGAGACGGAACATCACCGCCGACAACGCGCAGGATGTGCTGAAATTGAAGGCCAGCCTCTCAGAAGCACTCGCCGCGCCGGATACTTCTTCTTTGAAGCTGGCCATTTCGGCAGCGGAGACACAGCTCGACCGTCTCCATCTGACTTCCGAATACCAAGAGTATCGGACAAAGCACCCCATTCAAAGCAAGAAGTCGCTTCCGGCGACGACCGACAGAAATCGACTGATCGTCGATGGCCCGCTCGATGAAACCCTGATTCTCGTTAATGAGAGCGGCAGGTCCGGCGTCGTCAGGAATATCCGAGGCGAACTCGTGTTTGACCGCGGGCAGGCTTCACTGTGCTTCTTGCATGACAATGGCCTGGATGCCTTCGGCATATCGGAACTCAAACGGAAGATCATAGAAAAAGGCGCCCGCACCGTGACTTTGTCGGGTGTGCGCTGTTCGACCGATGCGATCGACAGCTTCGACACCATAGCTCTGAATAGAGGGCTGTTTTCGACA from Rhodopseudomonas sp. BAL398 encodes the following:
- a CDS encoding helix-turn-helix transcriptional regulator; protein product: MVAPVPVKQRRELGDFVRSLREKLTPRDVGLPGSARRRTPGLRREEAAQLCGLSVTWYTWLEQGRDMSISVGALVRLARAFRLGRAERAYLFELAAQRDPEQNESHTEVVSPAMLACVNLIAAPAYVLDRAWTARSWNVQAKRLFVGWLDGTADRNLLRFIFLEPSARLLIHDYANRARRVVAEFRADVTAHLNDPAIHRLVEELNEGSEAFKQYWHERVVLGREGGERTFDHPVKGFLSYEQVTFALAGHYDLKMTILVQGQQAVV
- a CDS encoding class I SAM-dependent methyltransferase, producing MSEKSHEALVVGQFGSRAEAYLNSAVHARSPDLDALVALMNHWPKARALDLGCGGGHVTFNVAPLVREVVAYDLAPEMLGLVEQTAKQRRLDNVTTQQGAVESLPFEDGSFEVVLSRFSAHHWRDVDAGLREVARILKPGGMVSIVDTITPGIPLVDTYFQAIELLRDCSHVRNYSRAEWEAAIARAGFLSASVSPFRLRIDFTSWVERMNTPKLQVEAIRALQASVSAVSTRHFETEADGSFHIDVALFTASKVLR